The following are encoded in a window of Thermodesulfobacteriota bacterium genomic DNA:
- a CDS encoding ATP synthase F0 subunit C, whose amino-acid sequence MLKKLWTVAPVALFVLLAAAPAFAQEDESGLAFRGLLALSAGLAIAIAAAFGALGQARGLAAALEGIARNPSASGKLVTPMIIGLAMIESLVIYALVIALMIVLKL is encoded by the coding sequence ATGCTCAAGAAGCTCTGGACCGTCGCTCCCGTTGCCCTGTTTGTCCTGCTGGCCGCCGCCCCGGCGTTCGCCCAGGAGGACGAGAGTGGCCTGGCCTTTCGCGGCCTGCTCGCCCTTTCGGCGGGCCTCGCCATCGCGATCGCGGCCGCCTTCGGCGCCCTGGGTCAGGCCAGGGGCCTGGCCGCTGCCCTGGAGGGTATCGCGCGCAACCCCTCGGCCTCCGGCAAGCTCGTGACCCCGATGATCATCGGCCTCGCCATGATCGAGTCCCTGGTCATCTACGCGCTGGTTATCGCCCTGATGATCGTCCTGAAGCTCTAG
- a CDS encoding phenylacetate--CoA ligase yields the protein MKYWDQKFETMPREEMEAFQGQKLRETVRWLYDRVPFTKRKLDEAGVSPDDIRSLADLPRLPFTVKTDLRDNYPFGLCAVPMKDLVRIHASSGTTGKPITGPYTAEDLDQWAECMARMLFAQGVRSDDICQNAYGMGLFTGGLGFYLGAEKLGVCLLPTGSGMTERQIMLLQDFGSTVLFSTPTYALTIAEKAEQMGVDLRKTALRVGSFGAEPWTVKMREEIEARMGLAAHEAYGLTEMMGPGVGFSCEARRLHLNEDHVYPEIVDPSTLEPMPLGEKGELVFTALQRRAMPLLRYRTRDITSLHRDTCECGRTLVTMEKILGRSDDMLIISGVNVFPSQVEAIIMEFAEVEPQYQIRVFKKGYLDNIKVEVEAKPEVYGQGKDALAALSRKIGDRINGIIGINAPVEVVPLGSIARSEGKAKRVIDERR from the coding sequence ATGAAGTACTGGGATCAGAAGTTCGAGACCATGCCCCGGGAGGAGATGGAGGCGTTCCAGGGCCAGAAGCTTCGGGAGACCGTGCGCTGGCTCTACGACCGGGTTCCTTTCACCAAACGCAAGTTGGACGAGGCGGGGGTCTCCCCCGACGACATCCGCTCCCTGGCCGATCTGCCGCGGCTTCCCTTCACGGTGAAGACCGACCTGAGGGACAACTACCCCTTCGGCTTGTGCGCGGTTCCGATGAAGGACCTGGTTCGCATCCACGCCTCGTCGGGCACCACCGGCAAGCCCATTACGGGGCCCTACACCGCCGAGGACCTGGACCAGTGGGCGGAGTGCATGGCTCGGATGCTCTTCGCCCAGGGCGTGCGCTCGGACGACATCTGCCAGAACGCCTACGGCATGGGCCTGTTCACCGGGGGACTCGGCTTCTACCTGGGGGCGGAGAAGCTGGGCGTGTGCCTGCTGCCCACGGGTTCGGGGATGACGGAGCGCCAGATCATGCTCCTGCAGGACTTCGGGAGCACGGTGCTCTTTTCCACGCCCACCTACGCCCTTACCATCGCGGAGAAGGCCGAGCAGATGGGCGTGGACCTGCGCAAGACCGCTCTGCGGGTGGGGTCTTTCGGGGCCGAGCCCTGGACCGTGAAGATGCGGGAAGAGATCGAGGCCCGTATGGGGCTTGCGGCCCACGAGGCATACGGGCTCACGGAGATGATGGGGCCCGGGGTGGGCTTTTCCTGCGAGGCGCGCCGCCTGCACCTCAACGAGGACCACGTCTATCCCGAGATCGTGGATCCCTCCACCCTGGAGCCGATGCCGCTGGGCGAAAAGGGGGAGCTTGTGTTCACGGCCCTCCAGCGCCGCGCCATGCCGCTTCTGCGCTACCGCACCCGCGACATCACGAGCCTGCACCGGGACACCTGCGAGTGCGGGCGCACCCTGGTGACCATGGAGAAGATCCTGGGGCGCTCCGACGACATGCTCATCATCTCGGGGGTCAACGTGTTCCCGAGCCAGGTGGAAGCGATCATCATGGAGTTCGCCGAGGTGGAGCCCCAGTACCAGATCCGCGTGTTCAAGAAGGGGTACCTCGACAACATCAAGGTGGAGGTGGAGGCCAAGCCCGAGGTCTACGGGCAGGGCAAGGACGCCCTGGCTGCCTTGAGCCGGAAGATTGGCGACCGCATCAACGGCATCATCGGCATCAACGCGCCCGTGGAGGTCGTGCCCCTGGGGAGCATCGCCCGCA
- the atpB gene encoding F0F1 ATP synthase subunit A, with protein MAAAGDIYWTSLIPGLSWVEKSLPHPETGEPALHVSNAILVGLIILTLAAVARSKTKTENLTDEDLVPEPGLSVRTLMEVMVSGILGIMRDSMGRVAPRFLYLVGALAFFILFSNLSGIVPGFSPPTENLNTTLACALVVFTMTHVYGFKEHGPSYLKHFVGPFWWLAWLMIPIEIISHLARPMSLSLRLFGNVMGDHKVGAIFFMLVPLAVPIFTLVLGLFVSIVQTFVFMLLTMVYFSGAIEHGEH; from the coding sequence ATGGCAGCAGCCGGCGACATCTACTGGACATCGTTGATTCCCGGGCTTAGTTGGGTCGAGAAGAGCCTGCCCCACCCGGAAACCGGGGAGCCGGCGCTCCACGTCTCCAACGCGATTCTCGTGGGGCTCATCATCCTGACCCTGGCCGCGGTCGCCCGCTCGAAGACCAAGACCGAGAACCTCACCGACGAGGACCTCGTACCCGAGCCGGGCCTGAGCGTGCGAACCCTGATGGAGGTCATGGTCTCGGGCATCCTGGGGATCATGCGCGACTCCATGGGGCGCGTGGCGCCCCGATTCCTCTATCTGGTGGGGGCGCTTGCCTTCTTCATCCTCTTCAGCAACCTCTCCGGCATCGTGCCCGGCTTCTCTCCACCCACGGAGAACCTCAACACCACACTGGCCTGCGCACTGGTGGTCTTCACCATGACGCACGTGTACGGCTTCAAGGAGCACGGGCCGTCGTATCTCAAGCACTTCGTCGGGCCGTTCTGGTGGCTCGCGTGGCTCATGATCCCCATCGAGATCATCTCCCACCTGGCCCGGCCCATGAGCCTCTCTTTGCGTTTGTTCGGAAACGTCATGGGCGACCACAAGGTTGGAGCCATCTTCTTCATGCTGGTGCCCTTGGCGGTCCCCATCTTCACCTTGGTGCTCGGGCTCTTCGTCTCCATCGTCCAGACTTTCGTGTTCATGCTCCTGACCATGGTGTACTTCTCGGGCGCCATCGAGCATGGGGAGCACTGA